A window of Hypnocyclicus thermotrophus contains these coding sequences:
- a CDS encoding NADH:flavin oxidoreductase: MIFKKFKLGNYRLQNKVVLPPMVRFSILDKSSYVNQELINYYKNTCEARNGLIIVEATAVSSDGKLRDNQIGIWDDSFIEGLSKIAKLGKEYNIPMLLQLHHAGFREKIKDVKEEILDKILDDFVNATIRAKKAGFNGIEIHGAHRYLISQLHSKIWNTRDDKYGGNFQKRMYFITEYVNRTKELFNNDFLLGIRIGGNEPGIEEGIEIAKYLEKLGFKYLHISHGIPYPNIKSFDKVEKPEDFPLNWINYLSFEIKRNVKIPVIAVYEIKKYEQAKYIIDNNGADLIAVGRAQLNNFNLLKKWHRKEKYERSLKWKKN; this comes from the coding sequence ATGATTTTTAAAAAATTTAAATTAGGTAATTATAGGTTGCAAAACAAAGTAGTACTTCCACCAATGGTTAGGTTTAGTATTTTAGATAAGAGTAGTTATGTAAATCAAGAACTTATTAATTATTATAAAAATACATGTGAAGCCAGAAATGGACTTATTATAGTAGAAGCTACAGCAGTATCAAGTGACGGGAAATTACGTGATAATCAAATAGGAATATGGGATGATAGTTTTATTGAAGGACTTAGTAAAATAGCAAAACTTGGAAAAGAATATAATATTCCAATGTTACTCCAACTACATCATGCAGGATTTAGAGAAAAAATAAAAGATGTTAAAGAAGAGATTTTAGATAAAATACTTGATGATTTTGTAAATGCTACAATTAGAGCTAAAAAAGCAGGATTTAATGGTATTGAGATACATGGTGCACATAGATATTTGATTTCGCAATTACACTCAAAAATATGGAACACAAGAGATGATAAATATGGTGGGAATTTTCAAAAAAGAATGTATTTTATTACAGAATATGTAAACAGAACAAAAGAGCTTTTTAATAATGATTTTTTATTGGGTATAAGAATAGGAGGGAATGAACCAGGGATTGAAGAAGGAATAGAAATAGCTAAATATTTAGAAAAATTAGGATTTAAATATTTGCATATATCACACGGTATTCCATATCCAAATATTAAAAGTTTTGATAAAGTAGAAAAACCAGAGGATTTCCCATTGAATTGGATAAATTACTTGTCTTTTGAAATAAAAAGAAATGTAAAAATACCTGTAATAGCGGTATATGAAATAAAAAAATATGAACAGGCAAAATATATTATAGATAATAATGGAGCTGATTTGATAGCCGTAGGTAGAGCACAACTTAATAATTTTAATTTATTAAAAAAATGGCATAGAAAAGAAAAGTATGAGAGGAGTCTAAAATGGAAAAAAAATTAA